Below is a window of Pyrobaculum aerophilum str. IM2 DNA.
GACCTCAGTACATTTTCCAACGCCGCTACGGTTTCGCACCTGCTCCTTTTCGTTTCGAGCCAGGAGTCCGCCTAGTATATTATTTGCGCACTATTTTAAAATAAAGACACTATTAACGGCGTGAGTCGGCAGCGCGAAGAGAGGCTATGGGCCAAGGCGGAGTGGACAGAGACTATATAAAAACTCTTATACTGGATATTAAAACTGCGGTGGAGTAGGTTTTAGCCTTGGTCTCAAAGCCCTATGAGAGCTTGAGCAAAGCCGAGAAGTACGCCATTAGGTACAGTCTAATTATAATTGCAGAGACAGTGTCGGCGCTTGCGTTGCACATCGCAAGAAGGGCCTTGGGAGCTGTACCGCAGACGCCTACTCACGCGCTAAGGCTTTTGAGAGACAGCGGCTTCTTGTCGCCACGAGAATGCGACGAATTAGAGCGGCTAGTTAAACTGAGAAATCTCCTGGCGCATCGGTACTGGGCTGTGGACGATAGGAGAGTGTACGAGAGCGTAAAGGGGGATTTCGAAAGCCTTTTAAACTTCCTCCAGCGGTTGGAGATGCTGTATGGAATATAGGTACTACACCGCCGACGCGGAGAAGAAGAGGGAGATCTTGGAGAAGCTCAGAGGCCTTCTCGCCGCGAGGGGGGTGAGGCTGGCGGTGGTATTCGGAAGCTTCGTTGAGCTCGACTCGTTTCGGGATATTGACGTGGCTATTTATATTGACGGCAGGGAGGAGTTAGACGCGTTGCTTAAACTGGGGGCAGATCTAGAGGAAGAGCTGGGCATCCCCGTAGACGTCGCGCCGTTGCGCGAACTACACCCGAAATTCAGGCTGAAGGTGTTGACGCGGGGCGTTGTCATTGTGGAGGAGCCAGGCCTCTACGAGGCGTTGTTGCTACAAGCGTTAGACGAGCTGGAGCTCCTCAACCGCTAGTGGCGGGCTGCAGGGGGCTTGTTGTTTACCTCCCCCTGCGCCTTCTTTTTACAAATATTTAGAGAAAGGCCGTCGTATAACGCCACGCAGTCTTCCAGCATTTTGGCCACCACCCCCTCTATTTTGAGCTCATCCCGGGCGAAGATAATGGCGTCTAGCGGCACGCCCCGGCAGAGTCTTTTAATCTCAGCTGCCTCTTCGAAATAGTCGCCGTATTGAGGCACTATAATTATGACGTCGAAGTCGCTTGAAGCGCTGTGGCGGCCGGAGGCCCTGGACCCAAATAACACCACAGTGACCTGCCCTCCGTACCTCTGGATAATTGAGACTAGGCATTTGGAAAACCTCTCGGGGTACTCCCTTACCCTCTGGGCAAGGATCTCCCAGACCATTTCTCCACAAGCCCTGTGATTAGCTCCATGACGGCTATACACCTCTTTGCAGTAGTCTCTGTATACGGCTTTACTCCCCTCGCCGGGTATCTGGCTAATATGTAGTGCGGCTCCATCCACTCCGCCTCTCTGAATGCCCCCTCAGGGACCTCCCTCCCTAGCCTTTTTAAAAACTCTAGCAACTCCGTGAGGCTGCACGTAAAGGGGCGGCTACCAGTGGCGTCTACTATGAGCCCCTTGAGGAACATCTCAATGGCTTGGTGTGCGTTAAAACACGTCAAGTTGTAGACGCCGGAGGACAGCGCAATATATGCCATTTTCATAAAGGCTATCCCCCTGTCGAGCCAGTCCTCAAGTCCCACGGCCGTAAGTACTCCCCCTCTTTATATAAAATTTTTATCCCAGTTAGATAATTCACTTATGGTAACTGGGGAGTTGAGGAGGCGGGCCGACGGGATATGGCAGAGGATTCTCGCCCACCCCTTTGTGGCTGAGCTATACGCCGGGACTCTCCCCATGGAGAAGTTTAAGTACTACCTCCTCCAGGACTACAACTACCTCGTGAACTTCGCCAAGGCCCTCTCCCTGGCCGCCTCCCGGGCCCCCTCAGTGGATTTAATGAAGACGGCTTTAGAGCTGGCTTACGGCACTGTGACGGGGGAAATGGCAAATTACGAGGCGTTATTAAAAGAGGTGGGGCTGTCCCTGAGAGACGCCGCCGAGGCGGAGCCCAATAGGGTTAATGTCTCTTACATGGCCTATTTAAAGTCCACCTGCGCCCTCGAGGGCTTTTACCAGTGCATGGCGGCTCTGTTGCCTTGCTTCTGGAGCTACGCCGAGATAGCGGAGAGGCACGGGGGGAAGCTGAGGGAAAACCCCGTCCACGTCTACAAAAAGTGGGCCTCGGTGTATTTGTCACCGGAGTACCGAGGGCTTGTGGAGAGGCTGAGGGCAGTGCTGGACTCCTCAGGGCTGTCCGCAGAAGAGCTCTGGCCCTATTTCAAAGAGGCTTCTCTATACGAACTGGAGTTCTGGCAGGCGGCGTATGAGGGTCATTGAGGCCATTAGGGCCGAGCTGGAGCCTCTAAACGCAGAGATTAAAAAGGCGCTGAGGCCGAGCGAAGAGGCGCTTAGGAAGTTCGTCGCAAATCAGCTTTACATCGTCCCCCACGATTTAAAGGCCTTGTCGGCGGCCATGGCCAAGGCGAGGGAGGGAGATGAATATAGGTTCGTCAAGATGTTAATAGACGGGGATTACCAAGCCCTTCAATACCTGCTCGAGCTGGCGGAGGATGTGGGAATCCCCTTCAGCTGGGAGTCAGTGGATCCGTCGGCAGTTGCGTACACCCACTTCCTCTCTTGGCTGGCGTTACACGGGACTATGGGCGACCTCGCCGTGGCCATGACTGTGAACCTCCCCGTCTGGGGGGAGAACTGCCTAGCCCTGGCCAAGTGGGCCCGGGACAGGGGCTATAAAAGGCTGAGGTTCTTGGAGATGTTCGCAGGGCCATACGCCGAGTTAGAAAACTTGGCCGAGGGGATCGCCGCTAGGTATTTAGACTGGGGGAGGTATAAATTCGTGGCGAGGGCGATACAGAGATACGAGCTGGACTTCTGGAGAGCAATATCCAGTTTTTAAACTTGTTGGAATTGTAAATTCCAAGGTTTTTAAACTGGTTGGAATTTACAAACACATGGATTTTTTAAACCCCTGGTGGCGGGGGAGGCTTGAGGAGGACCCCCAATTGGCCAAGTGGGCGGAGTCCCCAGTTAGGTGGATCCCCAAGTGGGTGTACGAAGTGGATCTCACGCCCTTCTCCCTCCACTTCCTCCTCGGCCCGAGACAAGTGGGAAAGACCACGGCGCTAAAGCTCTTAATCAAGAGGCTGGTGGAGGAGGGGCGGGACCCGCGGTCAATTTTTTACTACAGTTGCGAGCTGGTGTCAGACCACAGAGAGCTGGCCGAGGTGTTGAGAGAGGTGGCGAAGCTGAAGGAGAGGTGGGGAGTGGCCAGCGCCTTAATTATTCTAGACGAAGTGACGTATCCGCGGGAGTGGTACAGGGCGTTGAAGTTTTTTATAGACCAGGGCTTTTTTAAAAACGACGTAATTATAGCCTCCGGCTCAGTCAGCATGTACGCAAAGAGAGAAGTGGAGACCTTCCCCGGCAGGAGGGGCCGGGGCAGGGACTACGTCCTCTACCCCCTGTCCTTCGCCGCCTTCGCCAAACTGGCCGGAGTGCCAGAAGGCGCTGATCCGGCCGCGTGGCGGAGCAAACTCGCCGAGTTATTAGAGCTATATTTAGACTGCGGCGGCATGCCCACGTCGGTTATTTCATGCCTCACAGGCCGCGGCGCCGATTCGCAGACGTGGCAGATTTTCATATCCTCGCTCTCCTTCGACCTGGCACGGCTTGGGAGGAGCGAGGCGTATGTTAAGAGGCTTCTGAGAGCAGTTTTGCGAACGGCCCCCAGCCCCGTATCCCTCAGCGCCCTTGCTAAAGAGGCCGAGCTCACTTCTCACAAAATTGCATTTACCTATCTAAACTTACTGGAGGGGCTTTACATCTTGAAACAACTGTTCTGGGTGAACCCCTACACCCTCGAGGAGAGCTTTAAAAAGCCCAGGAAAATACACCTACAAGATCCCGCAATGTACTCGGCCTTCGCCCGCTGGGTCGGCGTCGACCCCCCCGGGGCCGAGGTGAGATTAGAGGCGGCGGTGGCCACGCACTTGGCGAGGAAGTACCGAGTGGGCTACTGGCGGGACGGCCGGGAAATAGACGTAATTATACCAGAGCTGAAGGCCGGAATAGAGGTGAAAATAGGGAGGGCTGGCGCCGGGGGGAGGGTGGGGCTGGTAAAATACAGAGAGCTGTCCCTGCCAGACGCCGCGGAATACCTATTCGGAGAAGTGCCGTAAGTAAAAAGCCTTTTCTAAAGCGCCGCCTTTCTCAACCTGCCGCCTGCCCCGGCGTCTTGATTACGAGTCCACTTGGCCACAAACTGCTTATAACACTCCCTGGAGCAGAAGACCCAGGGCTTATTTACGCAACAAGTCTTCACTACAATAGCGCCCTCTCTAATCAGCCTCCCGCAGTTAGTACACCTCAGCTCAGTGGGCCTCTGGACTTTAAGCTCGAACGGCATGGGCCTCCGCCATTAAGTCTTTATACACTACCTCCGCCACTTTCTTTCCCGACATTAACATACCGCCGAAAATCGGCCCCATTCTGGGCAGGCCGTAGACGGCGCATACGGCAATCCCCGCGACGTACAGACCCGGGGCCACCCTCCCCGTGTGCTCCACCACGAGCTTCTCAGAGACCTCAGACCACGCCGACTTCTCCCCCACTACTTGTATCCCCAGCTCTGGCACTTTCCTAGCCGCCACGGATACAACTTCGGCGTCGTGGCCAGTGGCGTCAATTACGGCCTTTGCCTGCGTGTAGAGGGGATCGACGTGCATCCCCGACATTTGAATAGGAGTCCAGATCCACAAAAGCCCCGTCACCCTCGGGGGATCTCCTCTGAAAATCACGTCGTCTACGTGAACGCCCAGTATAATTTTAGCGCCGGCGTCCACAGCCCCCGCCGCCAGTTTCGCTATCAGCTCCGCTGGATCCACAGTGTATAGGCCGTCTTCAGCCGGCTTGTACCTGACTTTAAAATCCCTCAGTATGGGAACCGCCTCCTCTTGCACCACGATCTTCGGCAACATATTGCCCCCAGGCCCAATGCCGCCGCCAAAGGAAAACCTCCTCTCGTAAACCACCACCTTCAGCCCCTTCTCGGCGAGGTATCTAGCAGCGGTCAGCCCCGCGGGCCCCGCGCCGACAATTGCCACGTCCACATCGCTGTATTCGTCCAAGTCCTTTAGGGCGTGACTAATTATCGCCCTCCCGATTTTCAGCTCCATAAGCCAATATTCAAATCTAAATAAAAATATTATCTCGGCGATTTACGCCGGAGAAAAATTTATTATTGAATTCGGATAATTACTTTATGCAGTGGAGGGCCGTGCACTGGAAGCTCTTTATAATAATAAGCGCCAGCTTTTTCCTCGACGGCGTCCTCTTCAGCCTAGTCCCCGCCACGTTTTACCTGGTGGAAGAGCTGGCCCAGAACGCGCCTATTATATTCGCCGCCAACTCCTTGGCCTTTATGCTCGGGGCAATAGCGCTGGGGAGACTGGGAGACTCCCTGGGGAGGCGGGCGGGGCTAATCCTCTCCCTGGCCATTTACACCGCGGGGACTCTCTGGTTTGTAGCGGCTTTCTGGGCCGGGGGGCTGAGCCTCGCCTTAGCAATAGCGTCGACCTCTGTGATAAACTTCGGAGTAGGGGGAGAAGTAGGGCCGGCGTACTCAGCCCTGGCGGAGTACCTGCCCACTAAGAGGAGAGGCGCGGCCTTAATGCTCGCGGCGAACTTTTGGAACATCGGCGCAGTTATTATTGCAGTGGCCTCGCTCTACTACGCCCAGATAACGGGGGACGTGAGGACTGCGGTGTTGTACACCTTCGCCACGGCCCTCGCCCTCGCTGTTTTAGTCTTTATCGCTAGATACCACATACCCGAGTCCCTCAGGTGGCTAATTGCCAAGGGCAGGACGGCAGAGGCAGAAGCCCTGGCGAGAAAATACAGCGTCTCCCTCCCTCCGCCGCAACCCCCAAAGGCCTCTCTAAAAGGCTACTGGGGGAGAGTGGCCGTGCTCGCCACAGCCTTCACCGCCCAGCTCCTCACTTACAACATAGCCGCGTACTACCTCCCCTACGCCCCCGGCTTTGCCTACGGCTATGAATACGCCCCCATTAACGTGGCGGTGGCGAACCTAGGCGCCTCAATAGGCGCCTTCCTCCTACTGCCGCTAATAGACAAATCCCGCAAGTGGTCCTTCACGGGGGCCTTCGCGGGGGGCCTCGCCACAGCCACAGCTCTCGCCGCAACTCACGGCGCCTCCCAGGAGGCGTATACAGCCGCCCTCTTCTTCAACCTAGTCTTCTCCGAGTGGGCCTGGGCCTCTATAAGCGTGTTAGAAAGCGAGCTCTTCCCCACGGCCGTGAGATCTACAGCAGTGGGCCTAGTCACGGCAGCCGCATGGTTAATAAACACGGGGGCGGTGTTCCTAGAGGGAGTACTCGGCGCCGGGGCCTTCCTCGCCCTACTTATCGCCCTCTGGGCAGTGGGGCTTGCAGACGCCGCCGTGTGGCACGCCAAGGGCGTAGAAAGCGCGAGGAGAGAGCTGGAAGAATTGGCCTAGCCCAGGAGAGGCCTTTTTAAAACCCCGCGCCGATTTTATACCCCGCCGTATATAACACAAAAGATATATTTGGAATTTAAAAGTTTGTACTATGAAACTCCTTGTTATCTTACTGGGTAAGTGCCGCACGTGCGGCGAAGAGGTAGAGGCTGTGTCTAAAGGGGATGCGAAGTGCCCGAAGTGCGGAGGACCCGTGGAGTTCTACGGCGGGAAGGAAGTGGTGAAATTACTAGACTGCGAAATTAGAGACTGGGAGAGGATCGCGGTGCTGAGCCCCACGGCGCAACAAATGGTACTGCAAGCGCTGGAGTCCGGCACGGCGCCTAAAGAGCTCTACCCCCTCCTCCTCAAGTTAAAAGACGCGGGGGCGCTGATATGTACGTAGACTTCCCCTCAGTCTGGCGGTATTTTAAAGACTACATAAGCGCCTCCGGGGGGGGGGGTATTTGAGCTGAAAAAAGCCCTCGACTGGAGCGTTTGGTACGCCGCCAAGTGGTGGCGGGAGGTGAGAGAGGCGGGAGCCGCCAATTTAAAAAACCCCTTTGTAAAAGCGCTTTATACAGCGCTGAGGGCCAGAGGGATAATAGACGATGAAGGCCGGGTTAAGAAAGAGGTGAGCCGCCCAGAGATGCCCAAGGGCCTCTACGCCAGGGAGTGGGTAGAGATGCACAAAAACTTCAACGAAATAGGGGCGGTTAAAGTGGCGAAAGACGAGGCGGATAGAAACGCCCTAGACCTCTTCTACAGCGACATACAAATCCAGGGCTGGCACAGAATAATGGTAAAGGCCTTCCTAAAAGCCGCCGGTTTTACAGACGGCCTACGCGTCTTAGAGCCCTACAGCCGCGAGGGGCATCTGGCCGTGATAATACACGACGAGTACAAGCCCGCGGCGTATTTAGGCTACGACCCAAACCCGGACTACGTCCAAGTGGCCAAGTCCATGGCCCCCACGGCCCAGTTCACAGCCGCCCCAACCGCCTGCCACCTCACCGGAACATACGACGTGGCAATCCTCGTTGAGAAAATGCAGTGGATGGCAGACCCCCTCTACGAGCTGGAATGCATAAAAAAGTTGCTCAAACGCCCCGGAGGCCTCTTGTTAGTAGCCCAGCCAGTGGCCGAGTCCATGCCGGGCTACCTCGCCATTTTATCCGCCATAGGGGCGCGCCAAGTATACACTTGGCGAGAGGCGGAGAACATACTGAAAATGAGGTTCAAACTGGCCAAGAGGCTAATACGCACCCTGCCCTTTTACGGAGCCGTATTTGAAAACCCCTAAAAACGCGCCGATATAGCCGGCGCCTGCAACACGCCGACAGCCTAACCCCGGTCTGTAGCGCCGGGGCACTCCAGCGGCGTCACCCTCACGGCCCCAAGCCCCATGCCCCTCCCAGTCCCCACGTTGAACACCTCGGCCACCCTCAGAGCCCTCCACACGTCCGCCAGCCTCCTCCTCCCGAAGGCGCGGTAGAGGGCCCACCCCACGAAGCCCCTGGCCACGCCGCCGCCCAGCAACTTCACAGTCCTCACGCACTTCCCCCAGCAACCGAAATCAGTCAAAGCCACGTATGTATAAACCCAGCGGAGGAAGGGCCCGCCGAGGCGCAGAAGCCCCAAGGCCCTCCCTTGCCTTACAGCTGACTTGAAGAGGTTCAGCGGCCTCGGGGTGAAGTCAAAGAGGGCGCGCCTCCTCTTGTAAAGAGGCTTGACGGCAAAGCGGGTGGGAGACAGGAACTCCACTTTAAAACACGGCGTGGAGGGCAACGGCTCGCTGGAGACGTCCCTAAACTCAAGCTCCGCCAGCTCAAGCGGCTTGCCGAATAGAGTAACGCCGCCGCTGAGCGAGTCCACAAAGCGAAGCGCCAGCAACTCGTCGGCAAAGCCCACGCGGAACTCCACCTCAGTCCCCTGCCCCAGGGCGGCGCCGTCTAACACGGGCCTCCCCCCGGCGAATAGGGGGGAAACGGCAAAGGGCTTGGGCTTGGCGTCGTGAAGCCATCCCCCCAGTCTAGACACCACAAGAGACTCCACCAGAGTGCCGGAAAACCCAGTCAACACCACTCCCCCGGCCAGCCTGCCCAGAACTCTAACTCTCCACACAGCCCGCACAACGCCCCCATATTAAACTACCCCTCTATATACTCTATATATTTCTTGGCGTTTAAAAATCGTCGTACACAACTCTCTTTACAAATTCCCATATTTCAACTGTCTTTCCGAGTTAAAAATTGTAAAGAGGGTATCCAATTTATAAATCGTCGTACAACAACTCGGCGCACCCCGGCGCCGAGAGGCAAAAAACGGCATTCAACTACCGGGAATAGAGTCAATCTCCAGAATAACAGCCACAAACCCCTAAAAACGACACAAGAAAAAACCGCCTCCAAAGACAAAACAAAAGGAGAAAAACTTAAAAACCCCCAAAAACACAAATCCAGAGATCCCAGAATCTCAAAAAGAGGATTGAAAGTATTCAGAGTACTCTAGGCCGGTATACAGAGGGCCTAAAAGAATCTCAAAAAGAGGATTGAAAGAACACGTCAGCCAGCCCTCCCCATGTGGCCCTGGCTGTACACAGGAATCTCAAAAAGAGGATTGAAAGAAAATTTGTAAAGTTAGAGATAGCGAGCCGCGAATTGAGAGCGGGAATCTCAAAAAGAGGATTGAAAGTCTTCGGACAATGACGCGCTTAGAATGGGCGATTTATTCAACACGTACAGAATCTCAAAAAGAGGATTGAAAGCAATTACTCTTAATTCAGAGTCTCCCTCACAGACGGCAAAATACTCAGAATCTCAAAAAGAGGATTGAAAGATGTTAATTGAAGGGCCTGAGAACGCTGTTCAGTTCATTCTCAATGAATCTCAAAAAGAGGATTGAAAGCGTCTTTCTTCTTCGACACCTTGATGTTCAACGCCTCTACAGGAATCTCAAAAAGAGGATTGAAAGGTTCTAAATATACCGACGGCCGCGACATTTACTAATTCTCTGAAGAATCTCAAAAAGAGGATTGAAAGTTATATACTTGGATCTGTACGTCCCCTTCCGTATATACACCCTGCCGAATCTCAAAAAGAGGATTGAAAGTTGACAATTCAGCCCAAAGTGTAATCCGTTGATATGGTCGGGAATCTCAAAAAGAGGATTGAAAGTCGGTAAATTAGTCAGTGAGAGCTTGTTAGGTATACTCCCCCCTTCCGAATCTCAAAAAGAGGATTGAAAGATACTAATTGTGGCGGGGTTCAACCGTCAGCTGTTCCAGGTGAATCTCAAAAAGAGGATTGAAAGGTCCGCAGTCAACAGCCAAAAAGAGGGGGAAATAAACGGAATCTCAAAAAGAGGATTGAAAGCTTTATCAACGTAGACCCTTTTGTATATCAAGCTCTTTCCGAATCTCAAAAAGAGGATTGAAAGCAGGTAGAGGTGCGGTTCAACAACGTTGTTGGCCACGTGGACTTTTTTGAATCTCAAAAAGAGGATTGAAAGTGGTTAATTCCAAGCTGAGGCAGGTCTGTGGACCCGAATCTCAAAAAGAGGATTGAAAGCCCGCGGGCCCCGGCCGCGCCAGCGGCCACCTTGTTTTTGTTGTGAATCTCAAAAAGAGGATTGAAAGGCGCCGTCCATGCGAGCACGGGGAAGACTGCCGAGGGGTCGAATCTCAAAAAGAGGATTGAAAGATTATCTTGACTAGCATCGCCACGGCGGCGAGCCCTGCGAGCTGAATCTCAAAAAGAGGATTGAAAGATCCTAGGCATTGGGATGTACACTGCGATTTCCCCCTGCGGAATCTCAAAAAGAGGATTGAAAGAGAGTCCCTCCAGCTCCTCGAGGGCGGCGCACACTACGCACATGGAATCTCAAAAAGAGGATTGAAAGTGCTGTCTGGAGTTTCGGTTGTGCTGGCAGCTGTCTTTGGCGCCTGAATCTCAAAAAGAGGATTGAAAGGCTGTATGGAGAGCCAATGCGCATGCGGCGTAAGACTGTATATACGAATCTCAAAAAGAGGATTGAAAGGCAAAAGGCCTGCGGAATAGCCAGCCATCCCCCCGCCTGGCGGAATCTCAAAAAGAGGATTGAAAGCCTCAATTCGTCTACCATGGTCTCAGGGTCGATAATAAACTTCTGAATCTCAAAAAGAGGATTGAAAGAGCTTTTTAAGGGCCTCATTTTTCTGGGCCTCAGTAATAAAGCGAATCTCAAAAAGAGGATTGAAAGTATGCGTTGACCCGGGGCCCTACACAGCTCTCCTACTTACCGAATCTCAAAAAGAGGATTGAAAGATGCGTATCATATACGCCGCACCCGCACAAACTAATAACCGCATTGAATCTCAAAAAGAGGATTGAAAGATACGGTGTACTGCAACGGCCGCGATTTGACTGAATGTACAAAAACCGGAATCTCAAAAAGAGGATTGAAAGTAGGTACGTATTTGAGGCGGTCTGCCCTCTGTGCGTGTCCAGTGGAATCTCAAAAAGAGGATTGAAAGGGGAGGCTCAGCAAACAGGACACACAGCTTCCTGGGTACCCGGAATCTCAAAAAGAGGATTGAAAGGCCACCTGCTTAGCCGCCTCCTTCGCCCTCTCAGCCCGGCTGGCCTCCGACGGGAATCTCAAAAAGAGGATTGAAAGCGGTGGCGGTGTACCAAATGTTCTACCTAGCCGGCGTCCAGCCGCCGGAATCTCAAAAAGAGGATTGAAAGATTTTTCAGTTCTCCCGCCGAAGTGCTTGAGATACTCGCAACCGTGAATCTCAAAAAGAGGATTGAAAGCTAGACGGAACTCTCACCAGCTCCTCCTCGGCGCGCTTGCGCGCCGAATCTCAAAAAGAGGATTGAAAGCTATTCCAGTGGCGAACTCGGCCGATATCCTAAGCCCTGCGAGGAATCTCAAAAAGAGGATTGAAAGCAGTTGGGACATGTTTGAGAAGGAGCTGGCCAGGGCTAGGAGTGCTGAGGAATCTCAAAAAGAGGATTGAAAGGTACGGATACAGCGCCACTGCTTGCAGCGGCGCGTCTACGCCGTTGAATCTCAAAAAGAGGATTGAAAGTCGGCACTGGGATCGTCCTGGCCATAGTCGGCATTTTCATGGGGAATCTCAAAAAGAGGATTGAAAGCGCGTTCTCGACACTGTGATGGATCTGATCCGCATGGATGCAGTGGGAATCTCAAAAAGAGGATTGAAAGACTCGTTGCCCAGAGAGCGCCTCTGGAACCTAGCCAGCACCGAATCTCAAAAAGAGGATTGAAAGCACAATTGCGAAAAACGCGGCCCATTTGTATATAGCTCTCCCCGAATCTCAAAAAGAGGATTGAAAGCTAATTTCAGTGATAAGTCCATACGGCCCAATTTGACGACATAAGAATCTCAAAAAGAGGATTGAAAGGCGAGGAGATTGCGCAGGAAGAGAACTCCTGCAAGCGCCGTTGAATCTCAAAAAGAGGATTGAAAGAACTATATAACAAAACTAGAGCCGCTGTTGAGGAAGGCTAAGAATCTCAAAAAGAGGATTGAAAGCTTGAACTCAACGTCTCCAAGCATTTGTTTATACACGAGCACGCGGGGGAATCTCAAAAAGAGGATTGAAAGCGACGCCCGTATCGTCTACTTTCACGGCGGGCTTCTTGACAACGGGAATCTCAAAAAGAGGATTGAAAGCACTATTTTGAAGAGTGGCATGTCCATTTTGGCGTCTCTCTTTGAATCTCAAAAAGAGGATTGAAAGGTGCCCCCTCGTGGCCCGGTACCGGGCCCTGACGGCCGCGAGAGAATCTCAAAAAGAGGATTGAAAGCGCTGTCCCAGTTGCGGCGGGTTGGTGTTGGCGGTCGGCGGAAGAATCTCAAAAAGAGGATTGAAAGAGCCGCGGCGCCTCTTCACGAGCCCGATGGCGGCGAGCTGCCGAATCTCAAAAAGAGGATTGAAAGGAAAAACAAACCTTTTTCAAGAAACTACACCAGGCCCTATAGGGGCCAGGAATCTCAAAAAGAGGATTGAAAGCTGAGTTGACTGATAAGTTCATACGGCCCAATATGACGACACGAATCTCAAAAAGAGGATTGAAAGCCTCAAAGCCGCTACAATAATCATCGAGGAGTATTCAAAAGAAGAATCTCAAAAAGAGGATTGAAAGTTGAGACTGTGGAGTTCGACATGGTGCGAACAGTGGCTGGTCTCGAGAATCTCAAAAAGAGGATTGAAAGTTTACCTATGTTGAAACTGATATGCGACTAGTGGACTGTATGGAATCTCAAAAAGAGGATTGAAAGTGTCCAATGAGCACATCTTCAATAGAGGCACCTCTATGCGGAATCTCAAAAAGAGGATTGAAAGAATACGCCTTCCTCGACTCGTGGTCGGCGTAGCACATAATCGTCGAATCTCAAAAAGAGGATTGAAAGAAGATTTTAGTCATCTCCTCCGCCACCAGGAACACTATCCTTGCGGGGGAATCTCAAAAAGAGGATTGAAAGCGGGAGATTGGGCAGGTTCGCCGCCTATGGGGACAATATCATCTTGAATCTCAAAAAGAGGATTGAAAGTATCTAAATCAGCTTGTGCGTGGCTTGATAAGCAAAAACATGCTGGGGAATCTCAAAAAGAGGATTGAAAGGTGACGTCTAGATTG
It encodes the following:
- a CDS encoding HEPN domain-containing protein, with translation MGLEDWLDRGIAFMKMAYIALSSGVYNLTCFNAHQAIEMFLKGLIVDATGSRPFTCSLTELLEFLKRLGREVPEGAFREAEWMEPHYILARYPARGVKPYTETTAKRCIAVMELITGLVEKWSGRSLPRG
- a CDS encoding MFS transporter, with the translated sequence MQWRAVHWKLFIIISASFFLDGVLFSLVPATFYLVEELAQNAPIIFAANSLAFMLGAIALGRLGDSLGRRAGLILSLAIYTAGTLWFVAAFWAGGLSLALAIASTSVINFGVGGEVGPAYSALAEYLPTKRRGAALMLAANFWNIGAVIIAVASLYYAQITGDVRTAVLYTFATALALAVLVFIARYHIPESLRWLIAKGRTAEAEALARKYSVSLPPPQPPKASLKGYWGRVAVLATAFTAQLLTYNIAAYYLPYAPGFAYGYEYAPINVAVANLGASIGAFLLLPLIDKSRKWSFTGAFAGGLATATALAATHGASQEAYTAALFFNLVFSEWAWASISVLESELFPTAVRSTAVGLVTAAAWLINTGAVFLEGVLGAGAFLALLIALWAVGLADAAVWHAKGVESARRELEELA
- a CDS encoding nucleotidyltransferase family protein; translated protein: MEYRYYTADAEKKREILEKLRGLLAARGVRLAVVFGSFVELDSFRDIDVAIYIDGREELDALLKLGADLEEELGIPVDVAPLRELHPKFRLKVLTRGVVIVEEPGLYEALLLQALDELELLNR
- the tenA gene encoding thiaminase II; translation: MVTGELRRRADGIWQRILAHPFVAELYAGTLPMEKFKYYLLQDYNYLVNFAKALSLAASRAPSVDLMKTALELAYGTVTGEMANYEALLKEVGLSLRDAAEAEPNRVNVSYMAYLKSTCALEGFYQCMAALLPCFWSYAEIAERHGGKLRENPVHVYKKWASVYLSPEYRGLVERLRAVLDSSGLSAEELWPYFKEASLYELEFWQAAYEGH
- a CDS encoding TenA family transcriptional regulator, producing MRVIEAIRAELEPLNAEIKKALRPSEEALRKFVANQLYIVPHDLKALSAAMAKAREGDEYRFVKMLIDGDYQALQYLLELAEDVGIPFSWESVDPSAVAYTHFLSWLALHGTMGDLAVAMTVNLPVWGENCLALAKWARDRGYKRLRFLEMFAGPYAELENLAEGIAARYLDWGRYKFVARAIQRYELDFWRAISSF
- a CDS encoding ATP-binding protein — protein: MDFLNPWWRGRLEEDPQLAKWAESPVRWIPKWVYEVDLTPFSLHFLLGPRQVGKTTALKLLIKRLVEEGRDPRSIFYYSCELVSDHRELAEVLREVAKLKERWGVASALIILDEVTYPREWYRALKFFIDQGFFKNDVIIASGSVSMYAKREVETFPGRRGRGRDYVLYPLSFAAFAKLAGVPEGADPAAWRSKLAELLELYLDCGGMPTSVISCLTGRGADSQTWQIFISSLSFDLARLGRSEAYVKRLLRAVLRTAPSPVSLSALAKEAELTSHKIAFTYLNLLEGLYILKQLFWVNPYTLEESFKKPRKIHLQDPAMYSAFARWVGVDPPGAEVRLEAAVATHLARKYRVGYWRDGREIDVIIPELKAGIEVKIGRAGAGGRVGLVKYRELSLPDAAEYLFGEVP
- a CDS encoding nucleotidyltransferase domain-containing protein; protein product: MVWEILAQRVREYPERFSKCLVSIIQRYGGQVTVVLFGSRASGRHSASSDFDVIIIVPQYGDYFEEAAEIKRLCRGVPLDAIIFARDELKIEGVVAKMLEDCVALYDGLSLNICKKKAQGEVNNKPPAARH
- a CDS encoding class I SAM-dependent methyltransferase, whose protein sequence is MREAGAANLKNPFVKALYTALRARGIIDDEGRVKKEVSRPEMPKGLYAREWVEMHKNFNEIGAVKVAKDEADRNALDLFYSDIQIQGWHRIMVKAFLKAAGFTDGLRVLEPYSREGHLAVIIHDEYKPAAYLGYDPNPDYVQVAKSMAPTAQFTAAPTACHLTGTYDVAILVEKMQWMADPLYELECIKKLLKRPGGLLLVAQPVAESMPGYLAILSAIGARQVYTWREAENILKMRFKLAKRLIRTLPFYGAVFENP
- a CDS encoding DUF86 domain-containing protein, which produces MVSKPYESLSKAEKYAIRYSLIIIAETVSALALHIARRALGAVPQTPTHALRLLRDSGFLSPRECDELERLVKLRNLLAHRYWAVDDRRVYESVKGDFESLLNFLQRLEMLYGI
- a CDS encoding sulfide-dependent adenosine diphosphate thiazole synthase, with protein sequence MELKIGRAIISHALKDLDEYSDVDVAIVGAGPAGLTAARYLAEKGLKVVVYERRFSFGGGIGPGGNMLPKIVVQEEAVPILRDFKVRYKPAEDGLYTVDPAELIAKLAAGAVDAGAKIILGVHVDDVIFRGDPPRVTGLLWIWTPIQMSGMHVDPLYTQAKAVIDATGHDAEVVSVAARKVPELGIQVVGEKSAWSEVSEKLVVEHTGRVAPGLYVAGIAVCAVYGLPRMGPIFGGMLMSGKKVAEVVYKDLMAEAHAVRA